Proteins co-encoded in one Setaria viridis chromosome 9, Setaria_viridis_v4.0, whole genome shotgun sequence genomic window:
- the LOC117840468 gene encoding mitogen-activated protein kinase kinase 9 translates to MALTVRERRLPQLHISLDVPSCAFRHPNPPPVAAPASTSASRADCEFRLSDFERVAVLGRGNGGTVYKVAHRRTSALYALKVLHRGDPGAASEVDALRRADSSPHVVRCHSVLPAAGAGASGDVALLLELVDGGSLDAVVARRGAFPELALAEVAAQALAGLAHLHARRIVHRDVKPANLLVSAAGEVKIADFGIAKVLSRAGDHCAAYEGTAAYMSPERFDTERHGHADPCAADVWSLGVTILELLMGRYPLLPAGQKPSWAALMCAICFGELPSLPDGAASPELRAFVAACMQKDYTKRASVAQLLAHPFVAGRDVAASKDALRWLVAGA, encoded by the coding sequence ATGGCTCTGACTGTCAGAGAGAGGAGGCTCCCCCAGCTGCACATCTCGCTCGACGTCCCCTCGTGCGCGTTCCGGCACCCCAACCCTCCTCCGGTGGCCGCGCCGGCCTCGACGTCCGCGTCGCGGGCTGACTGCGAGTTCCGGCTCTCGGACTTCGAGAGGGTCGCCGTGCTGGGGCGCGGGAACGGGGGCACGGTGTACAAGGTCGCCCACCGCCGGACGTCGGCGCTGTACGCACTCAAGGTGCTGCACCGCGGCGACCCTGGCGCCGCGTCGGAGGTGGACGCCCTGCGCCGCGCCGACAGCTCGCCGCACGTCGTGCGGTGCCACTCCGTgctccccgcggcgggggcgggggcctCCGGCGACGTCGCGCTCCTGCTCGAACTGGTGGACGGCGGCTCGCTGGACGCCGTCGTGGCCCGGCGCGGGGCGTTCCCGGAGCTCGCGCTCGCGGAGGTCGCGGCGCAGGCGCTGGCCGGCCTGGCGCACCTCCACGCGCGCCGCATCGTCCACCGCGACGTCAAGCCGGCGAATCTCCTTGTCAGCGCTGCTGGGGAGGTCAAGATCGCCGATTTTGGGATCGCCAAGGTCCTCTCCCGCGCCGGCGACCACTGCGCCGCCTACGAGGGCACGGCGGCGTACATGAGCCCCGAGCGTTTCGACACGGAGCGCCACGGCCACGCCGACCCCTGCGCCGCCGACGTCTGGAGCCTGGGCGTGACCATCCTCGAGCTCCTCATGGGCCGGTacccgctcctccccgccgggcAGAAGCCGAGCTGGGCAGCGCTGATGTGCGCCATATGCTTCGGCGAGCTGCCTTCGCTGCCCGACGGCGCGGCGTCGCCGGAGCTCCGAGCGTTCGTGGCCGCATGCATGCAGAAGGACTACACGAAGCGAGCATCTGTGGCGCAGCTTCTTGCGCACCCGTTCGTCGCCGGAAGGGACGTCGCGGCCTCGAAAGACGCGCTCCGGTGGCTGGTCGCCGGAGCATGA
- the LOC117840732 gene encoding exportin-2 yields the protein MEVPPEMLDALAGWFAQSLSPDAAARRAAEQSISSSAASPGFALALLGLAASPRHDLQARLAAAVHFKNLLRRRWPKPDADADDAADHLPASDCAIIKAHLLQLLLTAPPLIQAQLSEALAAAAASDFPARWESLLPSIVSSLGTAVNAGDVPATNSLLAAAASLFSRFRNAFDNNALRLDLKYCLDIFAAPLLEVFLFASRRLQAAATTANPLELRPVFECLRLCCEIFYSLNSIDLPEFFEDNMRQWMTEFRAFLTTSYPPPVEADGAPDALRAAVCDNLQLYMEKYEEEFRGYLKEFVEAVWGLLMAQTVSPSRAQLAVTAIRFLTTVAESVHHALFGSPEAMKQICDSVVVPNLRLRDEDEELFEGNWVEYVRRDSEGSDADTLRRAACRLLRGLAANYREQVAALVSAQVQQMLAAYAADRANNWKEKDAAIYLVIALMQKPGATGGGTPVVDMESFFTSVIVPELQAPDWQSEPMLKATVLRFLKEFRDQIPKATALALLPSVVRFLTHESNVVHSYAATFIENLLIIKDAVPVPGVNTVTRSPRYVAADINPFAPQIIQNLSTALSFPDSYENPYLMKCLMRVLGIANIAGQIVHEITTRLVGILMEVCNNPKNPDFNHYLFEALAAIIGRTGEQDPALLPAFEACLFPVLQRILVEDISEFWPYAFQIFAQLLNLSRPPLSQNYMQLFGVLLSNATWDRPPCVPALVRLLRAFLRKIPNELNQEGRLPNILAISRSLLSRSSTEDSAFYMLNTLVENVGLDIMNPYISEIWSALFTRLQSRQAVKFVNSLVVFMSLVLVKYGSGVLVSSVDAIQPNLFTQILQRFWIPNLKLIKGALEVKLTAVASTKLLCESAVLLDAAAAQLWGKLLDSIVTLLSRTNQDGAQQEQNDGADAVDIQKTSGYSVSFVRLQYAGKSEDDLLKEINDPKQFLVTSLATLSAQSPGRFGPVIEQHVDPANKSVLLQLCAAYNANVV from the exons ATGGAGGTGCCGCCGGAGATGCTCGACGCCCTCGCGGGCTGGTTCGCGCAGTCGCTctcccccgacgccgccgcgcgccgcgccgccgagcagagcatctcctcctccgccgcctccccgggcttcgcgctcgcgctcctcggcctcgccgcctccccgcgCCACGATCTCCAGGCCCGCCTCGCGGCCGCCGTCCACTTCAAgaacctgctccgccgccggtggcccAAGCCCGATGCGGACGCCGATGACGCCGCCGACCACCTCCCCGCCTCCGACTGCGCCATCATCAAGGCgcacctcctccagctcctcctcaccgccccgccTCTTATCCAGGCGCAGCTCTCGgaggccctcgccgccgccgcggcgtccgacTTCCCCGCCAGATGGGAGTCGCTCCTCCCGTCCATCGTATCCTCCCTCGGCACCGCCGTCAACGCGGGGGACGTCCCCGCCACCAAttccctcctcgccgcggcggcgtcgctctTCTCCCGATTCCGCAACGCCTTCGACAACAATGCCCTCCGCCTCGACCTCAAGTATTGCCTCGACATCTTTGCCGCCCCACTCCTTGAGGTCTTCCTCTTCGCCTCCCGCCGTCTTCAGGCTGCCGCTACCACAGCCAACCCGCTTGAGCTCCGCCCCGTGTTTGAGTGCCTTCGCCTCTGCTGCGAGATCTTCTACTCGCTCAACTCCATCGACCTGCCTGAGTTCTTCGAGGACAACATGCGCCAGTGGATGACAGAGTTCCGTGCCTTCCTCACCACATCATACCCACCGCCTGTTGAGGCGGATGGTGCCCCGGACGCCCTGCGTGCTGCTGTCTGTGATAACTTGCAGCTCTATATGGAGAAGTACGAGGAGGAGTTCAGGGGATACTTGAAGGAATTTGTTGAGGCTGTGTGGGGGCTCCTCATGGCGCAGACCGTTTCACCATCCCGTGCGCAGCTCGCTGTGACTGCTATAAGGTTCTTGACCACAGTCGCTGAGAGTGTGCACCATGCCTTGTTCGGGAGTCCTGAGGCGATGAAGCAGATATGTGATAGTGTTGTCGTGCCTAACCTGCGGCTGcgggatgaggatgaggagttATTTGAGGGCAACTGGGTGGAATATGTCAGGCGTGACTCTGAGGGGAGTGATGCGGATACGCTCAGACGGGCAGCGTGCCGGTTGCTGCGAGGCCTTGCAGCAAACTACCGGGAGCAGGTGGCTGCACTCGTGTCAGCACAGGTCCAGCAGATGTTGGCTGCATATGCAGCTGATCGGGCGAATAACTGGAAGGAAAAGGATGCTGCGATATACCTTGTTATCGCTCTTATGCAGAAGCCTGGTGCAACAGGTGGCGGCACACCCGTGGTTGACATGGAGAGCTTCTTTACATCTGTGATTGTGCCTGAGCTCCAGGCCCCTGATTGGCAGTCTGAGCCAATGTTGAAGGCAACTGTCCTCAGGTTCTTGAAGGAGTTCAGGGATCAAATCCCCAAAGCCACTGCACTGGCGCTGTTACCAAGCGTTGTGAGGTTTCTCACACATGAGTCCAATGTTGTTCATTCATATGCTGCGACTTTTATCGAGAACCTGCTGATCATCAAGGATGCGGTCCCGGTACCAGGGGTGAACACAGTGACCAG GTCTCCACGTTATGTTGCTGCTGATATCAATCCATTTGCCCCACAGATCATTCAGAACCTGTCCACGGCACTAAGTTTTCCTGATTCATACGAAAACCCCTATCTGATGAAGTGCCTGATGCGGGTCCTTGGGATTGCTAATATAGCTGGTCAAATTGTTCACGAGATCACCACTCGTCTTGTGGGCATTCTCATGGAAGTGTGCAATAACCCCAAGAACCCTGACTTCAACCATTACTTGTTTGAGGCTCTGGCAGCAATTATTGGCCGTACTGGTGAGCAGGACCCAGCATTACTCCCTGCTTTTGAGGCCTGCCTCTTCCCAGTGCTCCAGAGGATATTGGTTGAAGACATCTCAGAGTTCTGGCCATATGCGTTTCAGATATTTGCACAACTTCTCAATTTGAGCCGACCACCTCTCTCGCAGAATTATATGCAGCTATTTGGTGTCCTCCTTAGCAATGCCACTTGGGACCGGCCACCATGTGTTCCTGCCTTGGTTCGTTTGCTGCGAGCATTCCTTAGGAAAATTCCAAATGAGCTAAACCAAGAGGGCAGGCTTCCAAATATCTTGGCAATATCCCGTAGTCTCCTCTCACGAAGCAGCACTGAAGATTCTGCATTCTACATGCTGAACACGCTAGTGGAAAATGTTGGTTTGGACATTATGAACCCTTACATAAGTGAGATATGGAGTGCTTTGTTTACTCGGCTACAGTCTAGACAGGCAGTGAAGTTTGTGAATTCTCTTGTGGTCTTCATGTCCTTAGTGCTGGTCAAATATGGATCAGGCGTTCTTGTCAGTTCCGTTGATGCAATTCAACCAAATCTATTCACCCAAATCCTTCAGCGTTTTTGGATTCCCAATCTCAAATTGATCAAAGGTGCCCTTGAAGTTAAGCTGACAGCAGTTGCTTCAACAAAATTGCTTTGTGAGTCTGCGGTGCTGTTGGATGCTGCTGCAGCCCAGTTGTGGGGCAAATTACTTGACAGTATCGTCACGCTGTTATCCAGAACGAATCAAGATGGAGCACAACAAGAGCAAAATGATGGTGCTGATGCAGTGGATATTCAGAAGACATCAGGTTATTCTGTCTCATTTGTACGGCTTCAGTATGCTGGAAAGAGTGAAGATGACCTTTTGAAAGAAATAAATGATCCAAAACAGTTCCTTGTCACATCTTTGGCCACACTTTCTGCACAATCTCCTGGTCGGTTTGGTCCTGTCATTGAGCAGCATGTGGATCCAGCTAACAAAAGTGTGCTTCTTCAACTTTGTGCAGCCTACAATGCCAACGTCGTCTAG
- the LOC117840736 gene encoding mitogen-activated protein kinase kinase 9: MALAREKRLPPLHLSLNVPSRPAVQEPAFRHANPPVAAAQPASTPLARSSQFRLADFDRLAVLGRGNGGTVYKVRHRETSALYALKVLHQGDAAAEADILGRTASPFVVRCHSVLPAPASGDVALLLELVDGGSLDSVSGRRGAFPEAALAEVAGQALSGLAYLHARRVVHLDIKPANLLATTAGEVKVADFGIARVLPRAGDHCTSYAGTAAYMSPERFDPEAHGGHYDPCAADVWSLGVTVLELLVGRYPLLPAGQQPNWAALMCAICFGERPALPDGAASPELRSFVAACLQKDYRKRASVAELLAHPFVAGRDVTRSRRALRELVAEA; this comes from the coding sequence ATGGCTCTAGCCAGAGAGAAGAGGCTTCCGCCACTCCACCTCTCGCTGAACGTCCCGTCCCGCCCCGCCGTCCAGGAGCCGGCCTTCCGCCACGCCAACCCTCCGGTCGCCGCGGCGCAGCCCGCCTCGACCCCGCTAGCACGGTCGAGCCAGTTCCGGCTCGCCGACTTCGACCGGCTCGCCGTCCTGGGTCGCGGGAACGGCGGCACCGTATACAAGGTGCGCCACCGTGAGACCTCCGCGCTCTACGCGCTCAAGGTCCTGCACcagggcgacgccgccgccgaggcggacATCCTCGGCCGCACCGCCTCGCCGTTCGTCGTCAGGTGCCACTCCGTCCTGCCGGCGCCCGCGTCGGGCGACGTCGCGCTGCTCCTCGAGCTGGTGGACGGCGGGTCGCTGGACTCCGTCAgtggccggcgcggggcgttcccggaggcggcgctcgcggaggtggcggggcAGGCGCTGTCCGGGCTGGCCTACCTCCACGCCCGCCGCGTCGTGCACCTCGACATCAAGCCGGCGAACCTCCTTGCCACCACGGCCGGGGAGGtcaaggtcgccgacttcggcaTCGCAAGAGTCCTCCCCCGCGCCGGCGACCACTGCACGTCGTACGCGGGCACCGCCGCGTACATGAGCCCCGAGCGCTTCGACCCGGAGGCGCACGGCGGGCACTACGACCCCTGCGCCGCCGACGTGTGGAGCCTCGGGGTCACCGTCCTGGAGCTCCTCGTCGGCCGCTACCCGCTGCTCCCCGCCGGGCAGCAGCCGAACTGGGCGGCGCTCATGTGCGCCATCTGCTTCGGCGAACGTCCCGCGCTACCCGACGGCGCCGCGTCGCCGGAGCTCCGGAGTTTCGTCGCCGCGTGCCTGCAGAAGGACTACCGCAAGAGGGCGTCCGTCGCGGAGCTTCTTGCCCACCCGTTCGTCGCCGGGAGGGACGTGACGAGGTCGAGGCGCGCGCTCCGAGAGCTGGTCGCGGAGGCCTAG
- the LOC117840733 gene encoding NADH dehydrogenase [ubiquinone] iron-sulfur protein 1, mitochondrial, translated as MAFLARALRQSNSRLSSRCPAVAASCRWISPTAAAGSPEAGAAVAPADPELPPPREPVGGARVELPPNPEDALEVFVDGHAVRIPKGFTVLQACEVAGVDIPRFCYHSRLSIAGNCRMCLVEVEKSPKPVASCAMPALPGMKIKTNTPVAKKAREGVMEFLLMNHPLDCPICDQGGECDLQDQSMAFGADRGRFTEMKRSVVDKNLGPLVKTVMTRCIQCTRCVRFATEVAGVQDLGMLGRGSGEEIGTYVEKLMTSELSGNVIDICPVGALTSKPFAFKARNWELKGTETIDVTDAVGSNIRVDSRGPEVMRIVPRINEDINEEWISDKTRFCYDGLKRQRLNDPMIRGPDGRFKAVTWRDALAVVAEVLHQVKPEEITGVAGKLSDAESMMALKDFVNRMGSDKVLCEGNGPNPPADLRSNYLMNTGIAGLEKADVFLLVGTQPRVEAAMVNARIRKTVGATQAKVGYIGPPADLNYDHEHLGTGPQTLVEIAEGRHPFCSVLQSAKNPVIIAGAGLFEREDQDALFSTIETVAKKFNVTRPDWNGLNVLLLHAAQAAALDLGLVANPAESIKSAKFLYLMGADDISLDKLPEDAFVVYQGHHGDKAVYRANVILPSSAFSEKEGTYENTEGCTQWTIPAVPTVGDARDDWKIIRALSEVAGAQLPYDSLSAVRDRISTVAPNLIHVDEKEPCTISAEVKPPVKQQVSSTPFKTVIENFYMTDAITRASKIMAQCSATLLKK; from the exons atggcgttCCTCGCGAGGGCGCTCCGCCAGTCAAACTCGCGCCTGTCGTCGCGCTGCCCCGCCGTGGCCGCATCCTGCCGCTGGATctccccgaccgccgccgcgggatcgccggaggccggcgcggcggtggcgccggccgacccggagctgccgccgccgagggaGCCCGTGGGGGGCGCCCGGGTGGAGCTTCCGCCCAACCCGGAGGACGCGCTCGAGGTGTTCGTGGACGGGCACGCGGTGCGGATCCCCAAGGGCTTCACCGTGCTCCAGGCCTGCGAGGTCGCCGGCGTCGACATCCCGCGCTTCTGCTACCACAGCAGACTCTCCATCGCCGGGAACTGCCGCATGTGCCTCGTCGAGGTCGAGAAGTCGCCCAAGCCCGTAGCCTCCTGCGCCATGCCTGCCCTCCCAG GGATGAAGATTAAGACAAACACCCCAGTGGCGAAGAAGGCGAGGGAGGGTGTCATGGAGTTCCTGCTGATGAACCATCCACTAGACTGCCCAATTTGCGATCAGGGTGGGGAGTGCGACCTCCAGGATCAGTCTATGGCATTTGGTGCTGACCGTGGTCGGTTCACCGAGATGAAGCGGTCAGTTGTGGACAAGAATTTGGGCCCCTTGGTAAAGACAGTGATGACCCGTTGCATCCAATGCACAAG GTGTGTCAGGTTTGCAACTGAGGTTGCTGGTGTTCAAGACCTTGGTATGTTAGGTCGTGGCAGTGGTGAAGAAATTGGAACATATGTTGAGAAACTTATGACAAGTGAACTATCTGGAAATGTTATTGATATCTGCCCTGTTGGGGCTCTTACATCCAAGCCATTTGCATTTAAAGCTCGGAACTGGGAGCTGAAGGGCACCGAGACTATTGATGTTACTGATGCAGTAGGGTCAAACATAAGAGTTGACAGCAGAGGTCCTGAAGTTATGCGTATTGTTCCACGTATCAATGAG GACATCAATGAGGAATGGATATCTGACAAAACGCGGTTTTGTTATGATGGTCTGAAGAGGCAAAGACTAAATGACCCTATGATTCGTGGTCCTGATGGCAGGTTTAAGGCCGTGACATGGCGTGATGCTCTTGCTGTTGTTGCTGAGGTCTTGCATCAAGTTAAGCCAGAAGAAATTACTGGAGTTGCTGGAAAACTTTCTGATGCAGAATCCATGATGGCTCTGAAAGATTTTGTTAACAGAATGGGTTCAGACAAGGTCCTCTGCGAGGGAAATGGTCCGAATCCTCCAGCAGATCTGCGATCGAACTACCTGATGAATACAGGCATTGCTGGGCTTGAAAAAGCTGATGTCTTCCTTTTGGTTGGCACTCAG CCAAGAGTGGAGGCTGCTATGGTTAATGCTAGGATTCGGAAGACCGTTGGAGCAACACAAGCAAAGGTGGGCTACATCGGTCCTCCAGCCGACTTGAACTATGACCATGAGCATCTTGGCACAGGTCCTCAGACCCTTGTTGAGATTGCAGAGGGTCGACATCCTTTCTGCTCAGTACTGCAATCTGCCAAAAACCCTGTCATCATTGCTGGAGCTGGATTATTTGAACGGGAGGACCAAGATGCCCTATTCTCAACGATTGAGACTGTAGCCAAGAAGTTCAATGTGACAAGACCAGACTGGAATGGCCTTAATGTCCTATTGCTCCATGCTGCGCAGGCTGCAGCTCTTGATCTTGGCCTTGTTGCTAATCCTGCTGAGAGCATCAAGTCAGCGAAGTTCTTGTACCTGATGGGAGCTGATGATATAAGCCTAGACAAGCTTCCAGAAGATGCATTTGTTGTTTACCAGGGACACCATGGTGACAAGGCTGTCTATAGGGCCAATGTTATTCTGCCATCTTCAGCATTCAGTGAGAAGGAAGGTACCTACGAGAACACTGAAGGTTGCACCCAGTGGACCATCCCAGCTGTTCCTACTGTTGGTGATGCTAGGGATGATTGGAAGATCATTCGTGCTCTTTCTGAAGTTGCTGGGGCTCAGCTGCCTTACGACAGTCTCTCAGCTGTGAGGGACCGAATCAGTACTGTTGCGCCTAATCTCATTCATGTAGATGAGAAGGAACCATGCACAATTTCTGCTGAGGTGAAGCCGCCAGTAAAGCAACAAGTGAGCTCAACCCCGTTCAAAACCGTCATCGAGAACTTCTATATGACTGATGCAATCACACGAGCTTCAAAGATAATGGCCCAATGCAGTGCGACCTTGTTGAAGAAGTGA
- the LOC117840738 gene encoding uncharacterized protein, with the protein MVLHGVTPAVSPPAARPCLIHGACGALPHPAAAPARALGHLPSRLLVSVGDPRAGRAVWRVRRRVRYVEEDEGEDDEAEWGHNEDVARMERYTEDARDQALLVKARVDDEVEVVLVFRGFSSSLSGGTATDPARSILPERAIVQSVDVVKGPFDPNNIEYLEKGVEWDDFKSRLQ; encoded by the exons ATGGTGCTCCACGGCGTCACACCGGCCGTgtctccgcccgccgcccgcccctgcctcATCCACGGCGCCTGCGGAGCCCTCCCGCACCCGGCTGCAGCCCCAGCGCGCGCTCTCGGGCACCTTCCCTCCCGCCTCCTCGTCAGCGTCGGCGACCCGCGCGCGGGCAGAGCCGTCTGGCGCGTGAGGCGGCGGGTGCGGTAcgtggaggaggatgagggggaggacgacgaggcggagTGGGGGCACAACGAAGACGTCGCGAGGATGGAGCGGTACACCGAGGACGCGCGCGACCAGGCGCTGCTGGTGAAGGCCCGGGTggacgacgaggtggaggtCGTGCTCGTCTTCAGG GGCTTCTCGTCGAGCTTGAGCGGGGGAACGGCGACGGATCCGGCGAGGAGCATCCTGCCGGAGAGGGCGATCGTACAGTCGGTGGACGTGGTGAAGGGGCCGTTTGACCCCAACAACATCGAGTACCTGGAGAAGGGGGTGGAATGGGACGACTTCAAGAGCCGCCTGCAATAG
- the LOC117840734 gene encoding phragmoplastin DRP1C translates to MATMESLIGLVNRIQRACTVLGDHGGGGEGSLWEALPSVAVVGGQSSGKSSVLESIVGRDFLPRGSGIVTRRPLVLQLHKTEGGQEYAEFLHAPRKRFTDFAAVRKEIADETDRITGKTKAISNVPIHLSIYSPHVVNLTLIDLPGLTKVAVEGQAESIVQDIENMVRSYVDKPNCIILAISPANQDIATSDAIKLARDVDPSGDRTFGVLTKLDLMDKGTNAVDVLEGRQYRLQHPWVGIVNRSQADINRNVDMLSARRKEKEYFESSPEYGHLAHKMGAEYLAKLLSQHLEAVIRAKIPSIIALINKTIDEIEAQLDKLGRPIGGDAGAQLYTILDMCRAFDRVFKEHLDGGRPGGDRIYGVFDNQLPAALKKLPFDRHLSMQNVRKVISEADGYQPHLIAPEQGYRRLIDSSLSYFKGPAEASVDAVHLVLKELVRRSIAATDELKRFPTLQSDIAAAANESLERFREDGRKTVLRLVEMEASYLTVEFFRKLPTEPEKAADKNTPVSDRYQDNHLRRIGSNVSSYINMVCETLRNTIPKAIVHCQVKEAKRNLLNRFYAHVGSKEKKQLSAMLDEDPTLMEKRDALVKRLELYKSARNEIDSVAWK, encoded by the exons AGTTCCGGGAAGTCGTCGGTGCTCGAGAGCATAGTGGGGAGGGACTTCCTGCCCCGTGGATCTG GTATTGTGACGAGGCGGCCTCTAGTGCTGCAGCTGCACAAGACGGAGGGTGGGCAAGAGTATGCGGAGTTCCTCCACGCCCCGAGGAAGCGGTTCACCGACTTTG CTGCTGTGAGGAAGGAGATTGCTGATGAAACAGATCGCATAACTGGGAAAACTAAAGCTATTTCAAATGTTCCCATCCATTTGAGCATCTATTCACCGCATG TTGTTAACTTGACACTTATTGATCTTCCTGGATTGACAAAGGTTGCTGTAG AGGGGCAGGCAGAATCTATTGTTCAAGATATTGAAAACATGGTTCGATCTTACGTTGACAAG CCAAATTGCATCATCTTGGCCATCTCCCCAGCTAACCAAGATATAGCAACATCGGATGCTATCAAGCTTGCTAGGGATGTTGATCCTTCAG GTGACAGGACTTTTGGAGTCTTAACAAAGCTTGATTTGATGGACAAGGGTACCAATGCCGTTGAT GTACTTGAAGGGAGGCAGTATCGCTTACAACACCCCTGGGTGGGAATTGTCAACCGCTCACAAGCTGATATCAACAGGAATGTTGACATGCTCTCAGCAAGgcgcaaagaaaaagaatactTTGAGAGTAGTCCTGAATATGGACACTTGGCACATAAAATGGGTGCAGAGTATCTTGCCAAGCTTCTGTCACAG CATTTAGAGGCTGTGATCAGAGCAAAAATTCCAAGTATTATAGCCCTGATTAACAAAACAATTGATGAAATAGAAGCCCAGTTAGATAAACTGGGTAGGCCAATTGGTGGTGATGCTGGG GCTCAGTTGTACACAATATTGGATATGTGCCGTGCATTTGATCGTGTTTTTAAAGAGCACTTGGATGGCGG TCGGCCAGGTGGAGATCGGATTTATGGTGTCTTTGACAACCAATTACCCGCAGCACTGAAGAAACTTCCATTTGACCGGCATCTTTCAATGCAAAATGTTCGGAAAGTTATTTCAGAGGCTGATGGTTACCAGCCCCACTTGATTGCCCCTGAGCAGGGTTACAGAAGGCTTATAGATAGTTCTCTAAGCTACTTTAAGGGTCCAGCTGAAGCTTCTGTTGATGCG GTCCATTTGGTCTTGAAGGAGCTTGTTCGGAGATCTATTGCAGCAACAGAC GAGTTGAAGCGATTCCCAACACTTCAATCAGATATAGCTGCTGCTGCAAATGAAAGCCTGGAAAGGTTCCGCGAGGACGGTCGAAAGACTGTTCTCCGTCTAGTTGAGATGGAAGCCAGCTACCTAACAGTAGAATTTTTCCGTAAACTTCCTACTGAACCAGAGAAAGCAGCTGATAAGAACACTCCAGTGAGTGATAGGTATCAGGACAATCATCTCAGAAGAATCG GATCAAATGTGTCATCTTATATTAACATGGTCTGTGAGACGTTGCGGAACACAATTCCGAAAGCCATTGTACATTGTCAAGTGAAAGAGGCAAAAAGAAATTTGCTTAATCGTTTCTACGCTCACGTGGGAAGCAAGGAG AAGAAACAGCTCAGCGCGATGTTGGATGAGGATCCCACTTTGATGGAGAAGAGGGATGCCTTGGTGAAGAGGCTAGAGCTGTACAAATCTGCAAGGAACGAGATCGACTCGGTCGCATGGAAATGA